The DNA window TACCCCTTACTATTCCATTTTTTATAGTTCGTTCTGAGTCGTAATTCTTACACTTCGGCATAATACACCTCCAATAAGAGGAGGTGTATTATAAATATATCGCTATGTAAATATTCTCCAATTTCCTTCCTGCCGCCTTATTCGCCAGAACTAAACTTGATTGAACGTTTCTGGGGCTGGCTCAAATCTCGGCTGCGTAGTATCTTGCATCTATTAGATTCATTTGACGATGCTCTTGCAGACTGTTTTTAAGTGGGGTGAGTATAAAAACCTCTCCACCCGGAACACGGTGTGGAAAAAGCACGCTGCGAGCAGTAACAGGGCAACAAATACAGCCTTTTTCATCCTCATGAGGGTCTCATGAAAGGGCGCATCATGACTGTAAAATAACCACGGGGTGGGAAGTTTACACCGGAAACTATTTCTTGCTTCGGAGGCTTTGCTTTTTATTCGAAACGGTTTATGCCGTTCGCTAACAACTAACGATCGGCGACCAAGACCACCTTTACAAAAGGCTTTTCAATATCCTGTAGGATTTGAACTCCACAGCGAGGTGAAACGAGATGAAACCCTCCATGAGTTGCCGAGCCTCCAGTTCGAATCGCTTCTGGTCGGATGGTTTTCCCGCTTCCGGAGGCATCCCGCTGTCTCGGACTCCATGAATTGATCCGCAAATGGTGCTCCCTACGGATACAAGACTCGGTATGGTACCCTCCGAATAGGTCCTGTGAGGTAACGACCTTGCGCACGCCGGGCAAAGTACGCCTCCTCTTTCATTTGAGAAACGGGAGTTAATTTCGTCGGAAACTTTTTTCCCACAATAAACACAGTTCCTGAAGTTCGGCATATACCCGAGGACTTCCAGCATTCTAAGCTCATAATGGAGGATATCAGCGTAGGCGAATTCCCTTTGTTTGACCCTGACTAGAATTTCTTTCAATGCCTGAAAAAGGTCGATGTTCTTTTCCCGCTCTTTTGTCAGTCTGTCCGCGAATTCAGTGAAGAAGCAGGCGGTGCATGCCCTTTTCAGACTTGCTTCAATGCCATTATTCGTCTCCACTATGTCCGCGTTTTCTATACGCACCATCCCCTTTTCCTGCTTCTCGAAATACTCCACTCGTATGTGATTGAAGGGTTCAAGGGTGTTGGAAAATCTTTTCTGACTTTTGCCTGCCCCTTTTGCAATGGCGGTAACCTTGCCCGAGGTGAAGGTAAAGAGCCTTATGATCCTGTCCGATTCTCCGTAGGCCCTCTTAAAAAGAACAATCGCCTCGTCTTTACGGAGCGCCATGGAAACCTCTGAACGGCAATGAATAGTGAATAATGGATAGTGGATAGTCGTCAGAAGTTACTATTCCCGCGCCCCTCCCGGGAGCCAAAAACAGGCGCCTGAAGAGGGGGTCAGGGCAAGGAGGAATAACCTCCGGTACTCCCAAACTCGCTTCAGGACGATCCGTATAGGCGAACACCTTAAAAATCACAGATAACCCCAAAATGAACATGCCGCACGCAGTGAGGCGGAAATGCTGTGTGGTTGCCTCTCCTCTTCACTATTCGCCTCGCGCTGTACGCTATTATCGTTTCTATCGTTCAACGATCTGTTTGTCCTTTTCAGGTTTGAAGGTGAACTTTCCGGCTTCAATTGGTTGATTTATCTTTATGGATGAAAATTCTATGGCATTGACATTGCCTGTAAATTCATGGATCTCTATCTTCCTTACCCTGTTCTGTTTGTCGATCCAGATTTTTGCCGCAGTGACTGTGCCCTCTTTCTTTGGGGCAAGTTCCAGGACATCAAGGTCGCCTGATTTTGTCTGTTGCGTGAGGGTAAAAAGCTCATCTATTGTGGCTATATCTTCTATAAGATCAAGGAACGTTCCTCCCGTCTTCGCTTTGCGGATCTTGTCTTTAATCACAAAAGGTTTATCCTCGTCTCCCTGCCATATATACTTGCCGTCGTAAAGAAAGTACATTGCTTTTGGCACTTTGTATTTCCAGAGAAAACCTTTCTGCTTTTTGTAAGAAAACTCCCCATCTGACTCTCTTTCTTTTTTGAGACTTGCAATGAAGATCTTCTGATGAAAACTGGCTTCCAAGGTCATAATCGCAAAGTATGTCTTCTTGATCCCTTCAAAAGGGGATAAAAAGGCGGAATTGGCCACCGGAGAACTGGGCTCTTGGGCACGCACCTGCCCCATCCACACAGATGCGATGAGCGCGAAAAACACGGCACAGACAACAGACGAATATTTTTTCATATCGGGTTCTCTCAATCTCATTTTTTTTTCAATACTTCTCTAGGCTTTACCCCATCGGATGGGCCTACGATCTCGTCTCTCTCCATTCTCTCGATGATCCTCGCAGCCCTATTGTAGCCTATCCTAAACCGTCTCTGGACCATACTGATAGATGCCTCCCCCTTATCCATGACAAACTCGACCGCCTCATTGTACTTCTCATCATTGATCTCTTCTCCGTTTTCCTCTTCTTCCTTCTCCTCCAGGATCTCGCTCTGGTAAGAGGGCGAACCCTGCTGTTTCAGGAACTCCACGATCCTTTTTATCTCTCCTTCCGATACGAAAGGCCCGTGGAGTCTCTGAAGCCTTCCCACCCCGGGACTCAAGAAAAGCATGTCTCCGTAACCGAGGAGACTTTCCGCCCCATTCGTATCAAGGATAGTCCGTGAATCAACCTTGGAGAAGACTTTACATGCCACCCTTGCAGGGAAGTTAGCTTTAATAATACCGGTGAGCACATCCACGGATGGCCGCTGGGTTGCCAAGATAAGATGGATACCAGATGCGCGGGCCATCTGGGCAAGGCGGGCGATATGCTCTTCCACTTCCTTGGGAGAGACCATCATGAGGTCGGCAAGCTCGTCTATGACCACGACAATATAGGGAAGTGCCTCCAACTCCCGCGCCATCTTCTGGTTGTATTTTTCTATGCTCCTTACCCCTGTTTCCGCCATCATGGCATACCGTCTCTCCATTTCCTGCGTCATCCACTTGAGAGCCGTCTTCGCGTTCTTGGCGTTTGTCACCACAGGGAGAAGTAGATGAGGGATACCCTCGTAGAAGGAAAGCTCAAGCATCTTGAGATCAATCATGAGGAATTTTACGTTCATCGGCGTCGCCTTGTAGAGCATACTGCATATCATGCTGTTGAGCGAGACGCTCTTGCCCGAGCCGGTGGCTCCGGCAACAAGAAGGTGGGGCATTTTCGTGAGGTCTGCCACGTGAGGATCTCCCGAGATTGATTTGCCGATCGTCAGGGTCAAAAACGAAGGCGAGGAAGAAAATGTCTGTGATTCTATGATCTCCCTGAAATAGACCGTCTGTCGCGTCTTATTGGGGACCTCTACACCCACCACGGCCTTTCCCGGTATGGGTGCGATAATTCTGATCGACACGGCGGAGAGAGCCATGGCGAGGTCGTCGGCAAGGTTCGATATTCTGCTCACTTTTATGCCAGGGGCTGGCTCGAATTCGTACATGGTGATGACCGGTCCGGGGCGCACCTCCGATACTTTTCCCTCAATACCGTAATCCTTCAGCTTTTTCTCAAGTATCTGGGCGTTATACTGGATACTTTCCTTGTCTACCTTTACTTCTTTGCGCTCCACCGGGTCAAGGAGAGATATGGCGGGGAGTTTGTAGGGACCCACCTGGTCAAAAAACTCGAACGATTCCTGGACAACGGCCGGTTTCTTTTCCACCTTCAGTGGTGGGTCAAGTGTCTTCTCTTCTGTTACCTTTATCTCCTTTCTCCGCTCCAGAGGCTTTCTCCTAGCCAGGTTCTCCTCAATGACCGTAAGAATAGGGGCCTGTATGATGAGGAAAAGGGAAATTAAGAACAGGATCGCCAATATGAGGATGCTCCCGAAAAAGCTGAAAAGGCTCATAAGGACCTTCTCAAGCAGGGAGCCGAGAAAGCCGGCAAAGGGTATAGATATGCCCGATATCTTTATCTTGCCTATCAGGATCTGAAAAAGTGAAGAGGAAGAGAAAAAAAAGAGGGTAAGTCCGGCCGCAAGTATAAGAGGATGTGGGGGTTCCTTTTTTCTAAGATAGAAAAAGGAGAAAAGAAGGGCAAAGAAGCAGAGAAGATAGCTCATCATGCCGAACATTTGTATGAAGATGTCCGAGATGTAAGACCCTGCCTTGCCACAGAGGTTCTTTGCCGCATCCCCGGTAACCGTGCTGAGAGAAGGATCAAAGTGATGATAAGAAAGGAGGCTCACGAAAAGGAATATGAAGATACCTGCCAGACAGATGCCCAAGATCTCTTTCTTTAGGTCTCCTGACATGTCACCAACACCTTGATGCGGTCTTTCACCTCATTCATGACCCCGGCCTTTGCGGAACTACCCTTCCCCTCTACTTCCACAGGCTTTCCGATTGTTATATATACTACCCCTTTTTGCTTGGGAATAAAACTGCCTTTTGGCTGGAGACGGTTCGTCCCGTTTATACCTACCGGCACTATGGGCACTCCAGCCCTGACGGCAAGATTAAAAACACCCTGCTTGAAAGGGAGGAGAGCACCATCTTCGCTCCTCGTACCTTCAGGGAAAATGAGCAGATTCATACCTTCCCTGATCTTACGGCCTGCTTCGTCGATGGCCCGGAGTGCCTCTCTCGGGTTTTCACGGTCAATACTTACATCTCCTGCTCTCATCATAACCCATCCCACGAAAGGAATAGAGAAAAGCTCTTTTTTTGCCAGCCACTTGAAGGTCATGGGAAGGCCAGCAAGGAGGGTGTAAATGTCGAGGGCGCTCTGATGGTTACACATGAGTATGAAGGGTGGGTGCGGCACATGTTCAATCCCCCGGACCGAGACGCTTATGCCTGCCAGTTTTACATGGTTCGTCGCCCATAAGCGGGATAAACGGTGCATGGTTTTTCTTTTCGGGTCAAAAAGGGAGACAATGAGAGCAAGAATAGAGAAAGCGAGAGTAGAGACGACGAGATGGATGAAGGAAATGATTTTCCTCATTTCACGTCTTTTCTCAGGTTATTGATGATCTTTCTTACCTCTGTCCTTATCTTCGTATCAATGTCATAGGGTGACAAGTTTCTCCTGTCTGCCTCCATCACGTTCTCGTTGTAGCTCATGGAACCAAGGTACGGAAGGCCACTCAGATGGTCATCTATGAGCGCGATATCCCTTTCGTCTACAACTTTATTCCCCACGACATAGACGCGGGAGATACCCAGGTCTGAGGCGAGTCTCTTTACCTGCTCTGCGGTCCGAAAGCTTCGCTGGCCCGGCTCAACAACCACGATGATGGCGTCAATATAAGCCGTAGAACCCCGGCCCAAATGTTCAAGTCCTGCCTCCATGTCCACGATCACATATTCGTCTCGCTCTATGAATACATGAGCGAGCAGGTTCTTCAGCATCACGTTCTCCGCGCAGAAGCAACCGCCGCCGCCTTGGGGAATGCTACCTAAGATCACCAGCTTTATGCCGTTCTTTTGAATGGCGAATCTCTCAGGGATATCATCCACCTTGGGGTTGAGCCGGAAGAATGAACCGAGTTCGCCCTGCTTTGAGGCAGTCCGCTCCTCAATGAATTCAGTCATCTGGGCAAGGGGCCTGACCTTTTCCAATTGGGTCTCGTCGATGCCGATGGCGGATGCGAGATTCGAGTCGGGATCGGCATCAATGGCAAGGATCCTTTGGCCCGCGTCGGCAAAACAGCGGGCCATCACACCTGCCAGTGTCGTCTTCCCCACACCGCCTTTTCCAGAAATAGCAATCTTCATAGTTAGAAACCGGTTAAAGGTATCATTTCAATCAGGGCCGTGTCAATTGGCTTTCTCAAGCGGTTAAGGAGGAAAAGATTGTTTCGATGTATTGCTACAGAGTATGGCATTGAGTGAAAGCGCGATATATAGGTCTTCCATGGCCCTGATGCATAATATACACCGACGTACAGGAATCCTCACAAGCGGTATATCTTCTGCTTTCAAAAAATGTCATACCACATTCAATAAAGTACAATTATTGGTCTTTTTAAAGAGAAGAAGGTTTTCCACTCCTATGGGTCCCCCAGTAACTCTCTCGGACCGTTGAGATCATCTGTAAACCAATATGCTGCTTCGCCAGGAGACCTGTAATGCGCAATGCATCCAACACAACAAAATCTCCGTCGTCATTTCCAAATGCTACCGATATAACATTGTAATACATACGGTTGACCGCCTCCTTAGATTGCCCCACATGTCACCCCCCCAACTGACTGCAAAATATCAGGCTCCAGACTTCCATGCAACAAGAGAGGCGATATCTCCTCACATGGTCCACACATTAGGATGAATAAAAGGTCTGCCTGTTCAATAATTATAGCTACGCTTCAGTTCCTTGCCGGCCACGAAGTTGAGGATTCCCATGGAAAGCGTCATGGGATGGACCGAGTAGAATCTAGCAGTCTGGTGCAATGGTCCCTAGACCAGTGTGTCATCATTTTCCAATATGAATATTTTCCCTGCAACTTCTGGCGCCACC is part of the Syntrophobacterales bacterium genome and encodes:
- the recO gene encoding DNA repair protein RecO yields the protein MALRKDEAIVLFKRAYGESDRIIRLFTFTSGKVTAIAKGAGKSQKRFSNTLEPFNHIRVEYFEKQEKGMVRIENADIVETNNGIEASLKRACTACFFTEFADRLTKEREKNIDLFQALKEILVRVKQREFAYADILHYELRMLEVLGYMPNFRNCVYCGKKVSDEINSRFSNERGGVLCPACARSLPHRTYSEGTIPSLVSVGSTICGSIHGVRDSGMPPEAGKPSDQKRFELEARQLMEGFISFHLAVEFKSYRILKSLL
- a CDS encoding DNA translocase FtsK 4TM domain-containing protein: MSGDLKKEILGICLAGIFIFLFVSLLSYHHFDPSLSTVTGDAAKNLCGKAGSYISDIFIQMFGMMSYLLCFFALLFSFFYLRKKEPPHPLILAAGLTLFFFSSSSLFQILIGKIKISGISIPFAGFLGSLLEKVLMSLFSFFGSILILAILFLISLFLIIQAPILTVIEENLARRKPLERRKEIKVTEEKTLDPPLKVEKKPAVVQESFEFFDQVGPYKLPAISLLDPVERKEVKVDKESIQYNAQILEKKLKDYGIEGKVSEVRPGPVITMYEFEPAPGIKVSRISNLADDLAMALSAVSIRIIAPIPGKAVVGVEVPNKTRQTVYFREIIESQTFSSSPSFLTLTIGKSISGDPHVADLTKMPHLLVAGATGSGKSVSLNSMICSMLYKATPMNVKFLMIDLKMLELSFYEGIPHLLLPVVTNAKNAKTALKWMTQEMERRYAMMAETGVRSIEKYNQKMARELEALPYIVVVIDELADLMMVSPKEVEEHIARLAQMARASGIHLILATQRPSVDVLTGIIKANFPARVACKVFSKVDSRTILDTNGAESLLGYGDMLFLSPGVGRLQRLHGPFVSEGEIKRIVEFLKQQGSPSYQSEILEEKEEEENGEEINDEKYNEAVEFVMDKGEASISMVQRRFRIGYNRAARIIERMERDEIVGPSDGVKPREVLKKK
- a CDS encoding 1-acyl-sn-glycerol-3-phosphate acyltransferase translates to MRKIISFIHLVVSTLAFSILALIVSLFDPKRKTMHRLSRLWATNHVKLAGISVSVRGIEHVPHPPFILMCNHQSALDIYTLLAGLPMTFKWLAKKELFSIPFVGWVMMRAGDVSIDRENPREALRAIDEAGRKIREGMNLLIFPEGTRSEDGALLPFKQGVFNLAVRAGVPIVPVGINGTNRLQPKGSFIPKQKGVVYITIGKPVEVEGKGSSAKAGVMNEVKDRIKVLVTCQET
- a CDS encoding outer membrane lipoprotein carrier protein LolA, giving the protein MKKYSSVVCAVFFALIASVWMGQVRAQEPSSPVANSAFLSPFEGIKKTYFAIMTLEASFHQKIFIASLKKERESDGEFSYKKQKGFLWKYKVPKAMYFLYDGKYIWQGDEDKPFVIKDKIRKAKTGGTFLDLIEDIATIDELFTLTQQTKSGDLDVLELAPKKEGTVTAAKIWIDKQNRVRKIEIHEFTGNVNAIEFSSIKINQPIEAGKFTFKPEKDKQIVER
- a CDS encoding AAA family ATPase → MKIAISGKGGVGKTTLAGVMARCFADAGQRILAIDADPDSNLASAIGIDETQLEKVRPLAQMTEFIEERTASKQGELGSFFRLNPKVDDIPERFAIQKNGIKLVILGSIPQGGGGCFCAENVMLKNLLAHVFIERDEYVIVDMEAGLEHLGRGSTAYIDAIIVVVEPGQRSFRTAEQVKRLASDLGISRVYVVGNKVVDERDIALIDDHLSGLPYLGSMSYNENVMEADRRNLSPYDIDTKIRTEVRKIINNLRKDVK